From the genome of Callithrix jacchus isolate 240 chromosome 7, calJac240_pri, whole genome shotgun sequence, one region includes:
- the PANK4 gene encoding 4'-phosphopantetheine phosphatase isoform X2, whose translation MAECGASGSGSSGDSLDKSITLPPDEIFRNLENAKRFAIDIGGSLTKLAYYSTVQHKVAKVRSFDHSGKDTERDHEPPYEISVQEEITARLHFIKFENTYIEACLDFIKDHLVNTETKVIQATGGGAYKFKDLIEEKLRLKVDKEDVMTCLIKGCNFVLKNIPHEAFVYQKDADPEFRFQTNHPHIFPYLLVNIGSGVSIVKVETEDRFEWVGGSSIGGGTFWGLGALLTKTKKFDELLHLASRGQHSNVDMLVRDVYGGAHQTLGLSGNLIASSFGKSATADQEFSKEDMAKSLLHMISNDIGQLACLHARLHSLDRVYFGGFFIRGHPVTMRTITYSINFFSKGEVQALFLRHEGYLGAIGAFLKGAEQDNPNQYSWGENYAGSSGLMSTSPELGPAQRARSGTFDLLEMDRLERPLVNLPLLLDPPSYVPDTVDLTDDALARKYWLTCFEEALDGVVKRAVASQPDSVDAAERAEKFRQKYWNKLQTLRQQPFAYGTLTVRSLLDTREHCLNEFNFPDPYSKVKQRENGVALRCFPGVVRSLDALGWEERQLALVKGLLAGNVFDWGAKAVSDVLESDPHFGFEEAKRKLQERPWLVDSYSKWLQRLKGPPHKCALIFADNSGIDIILGVFPFVRELLLRGTEVILACNSGPALNDVTHSESLIVAERIAGMDTVVHSALQEERLLLVQTGSSSPCLDLSRLDKGLAALVRERGADLVVIEGMGRAVHTNYHAALRCESLKLAVVKNAWLAERLGGRLFSVIFKYEVPAE comes from the exons GTGGGTCATTGACCAAGCTGGCCTACTACTCCACGGTGCAGCACAAAGTCGCCAAAGTGCGCTCTTTCGACCACTCAGGAAAG GACACAGAACGTGATCACGAGCCACCCTATGAGATTTCGGTTCAGGAAGAGATCACCGCCCGGCTGCACTTCATTAAGTTCGAGAACACCTACATCGAAGCCTGCTTGGACTTCATCAAAGACCACCTGGTCAACACAGAGACCAAGGTCATCCAGGCCACCGGGGGCGGGGCCTACAAGTTCAAGGACCTCATCgaagagaagctgaggctcaa AGTCGACAAGGAGGACGTGATGACCTGCCTGATTAAGGGCTGCAACTTCGTGCTCAAGAACATCCCCCACGAGGCCTTCGTGTACCAGAAGGATGCTGACCCTGAGTTCCGGTTCCAGACCAACCACCCCCACATCTTCCCCTATCTTCTTGTCAATATCGGCTCTGGAGTCTCTATCGTGAAG GTGGAGACAGAGGACAGGTTCGAGTGGGTCGGCGGTAGCTCCATCGGAGGCGGCACATTCTGGGGGCTCGGGGCTCTGCTCACCAAAACCAAG AAGTTcgatgagctgctgcacctggcttcGAGGGGCCAGCACAGCAACGTGGACATGCTGGTGCGGGACGTCTACGGCGGCGCCCACCAGACACTCGGGCTGAGCGGGAACCTCATTGCCAGCAGCTTTGGGAAGTCAGCCACTGCCGACCAAG agttctccaaagaagacatggCCAAGAGCCTGCTGCACATGATCAGCAACGACATCGGACAGCTGGCCTGCCTCCACGCGCGGCTGCACAGCCTGGACCGCGTGTACTTTGGGGGCTTCTTCATCCGGGGCCACCCCGTGACCATGCGCACCATCACCTACAGCATCAACTTCTTCTCCAAG GGGGAAGTACAGGCGCTGTTTCTGAGGCACGAAGGCTACCTGGGAGCCATCGGAGCGTTCCTGAAAGGAGCTGAGCAGGACA ACCCTAACCAGTACAGCTGGGGTGAGAACTATGCAGGCAGTTCCGGGCTGATGAGCACGTCGCCTGAGCTGGGCCCGGCGCAGCGGGCGCGGAGTGGCACC TTTGACTTGCTGGAAATGGACCGGCTAGAGAGGCCGCTGGTCAACCTGCCGCTCCTCCTGGACCCTCCCTCCTATGTGCCCGACACGGTGGACCTCACTGACGACGCTCTGGCCCGAAAATACTGGCTCACCTGCTTCGAGGAGGCCCTGGATGGG GTAGTGAAGCGTGCAGTGGCGAGCCAGCCAGATTCTGTGGATGCGGCCGAGAGGGCAGAGAAGTTCCGGCAGAAGTACTGGAACAAGTTGCAGACCCTGAGACAGCAGCCCTT CGCCTACGGGACCCTGACTGTGCGCAGCCTGCTGGACACCAGGGAGCACTGTCTGAACGAGTTCAACTTCCCCGACCCCTACTCCAAA GTCAAGCAGCGGGAGAACGGCGTGGCGCTGCGGTGCTTCCCCGGGGTCGTGCGCTCCCTGGATGCTCTGGGCTGGGAGGAACGGCAGCTGGCGCTGGTGAAAGGCCTCCTGGCGGGGAACGTCTTCGACTGGGGGGCCAAGGCTGTGTCTGA CGTCCTTGAGTCCGACCCCCACTTTGGGTTTGAAGAGGCAAAGAGGAAGTTACAAG aaagaCCCTGGCTTGTGGATTCCTACAGCAAGTGGCTTCAGAGATTAAAG GGGCCCCCTCATAAATGTGCCTTAATTTTCGCAGATAACAGTGGAATAGACATCATTTTGGGAGTCTTCCCCTTTGTCAGGGAGCTACTCCTTAGAGGGACGGAG GTCATCCTGGCATGCAACTCTGGCCCCGCCCTGAACGACGTGACCCACAGCGAGTCCCTCATCGTGGCCGAGCGAATTGCAGGCATGGACACTGTCGTGCA CTCCGCGCTCCAGGAAGAGAGGCTGTTGCTGGTGCAGACGGGCTCAAGCTCCCCATGCCTCGACCTCAG CCGCCTGGATAAGGGGCTGGCCGCACTGGTTCGGGAGCGTGGCGCGGACCTGGTGGTCATCGAGGGCATGGGCCGTGCCGTCCACACCAACTACCACGCAGCCCTGCGCTGCGAGAGCCTCAAGCTGGCCGTCGTCAAGAATGCGTGGCTGGCTGAGCGGCTGGGCGGCCGGCTCTTCAGCGTCATCTTCAAGTACGAGGTCCCAGCCGAGTGA
- the PANK4 gene encoding 4'-phosphopantetheine phosphatase isoform X1 has product MAECGASGSGSSGDSLDKSITLPPDEIFRNLENAKRFAIDIGGSLTKLAYYSTVQHKVAKVRSFDHSGKDTERDHEPPYEISVQEEITARLHFIKFENTYIEACLDFIKDHLVNTETKVIQATGGGAYKFKDLIEEKLRLKVDKEDVMTCLIKGCNFVLKNIPHEAFVYQKDADPEFRFQTNHPHIFPYLLVNIGSGVSIVKVETEDRFEWVGGSSIGGGTFWGLGALLTKTKKFDELLHLASRGQHSNVDMLVRDVYGGAHQTLGLSGNLIASSFGKSATADQEFSKEDMAKSLLHMISNDIGQLACLHARLHSLDRVYFGGFFIRGHPVTMRTITYSINFFSKGEVQALFLRHEGYLGAIGAFLKGAEQDIKSKVDAGGLAFCFPDPNQYSWGENYAGSSGLMSTSPELGPAQRARSGTFDLLEMDRLERPLVNLPLLLDPPSYVPDTVDLTDDALARKYWLTCFEEALDGVVKRAVASQPDSVDAAERAEKFRQKYWNKLQTLRQQPFAYGTLTVRSLLDTREHCLNEFNFPDPYSKVKQRENGVALRCFPGVVRSLDALGWEERQLALVKGLLAGNVFDWGAKAVSDVLESDPHFGFEEAKRKLQERPWLVDSYSKWLQRLKGPPHKCALIFADNSGIDIILGVFPFVRELLLRGTEVILACNSGPALNDVTHSESLIVAERIAGMDTVVHSALQEERLLLVQTGSSSPCLDLSRLDKGLAALVRERGADLVVIEGMGRAVHTNYHAALRCESLKLAVVKNAWLAERLGGRLFSVIFKYEVPAE; this is encoded by the exons GTGGGTCATTGACCAAGCTGGCCTACTACTCCACGGTGCAGCACAAAGTCGCCAAAGTGCGCTCTTTCGACCACTCAGGAAAG GACACAGAACGTGATCACGAGCCACCCTATGAGATTTCGGTTCAGGAAGAGATCACCGCCCGGCTGCACTTCATTAAGTTCGAGAACACCTACATCGAAGCCTGCTTGGACTTCATCAAAGACCACCTGGTCAACACAGAGACCAAGGTCATCCAGGCCACCGGGGGCGGGGCCTACAAGTTCAAGGACCTCATCgaagagaagctgaggctcaa AGTCGACAAGGAGGACGTGATGACCTGCCTGATTAAGGGCTGCAACTTCGTGCTCAAGAACATCCCCCACGAGGCCTTCGTGTACCAGAAGGATGCTGACCCTGAGTTCCGGTTCCAGACCAACCACCCCCACATCTTCCCCTATCTTCTTGTCAATATCGGCTCTGGAGTCTCTATCGTGAAG GTGGAGACAGAGGACAGGTTCGAGTGGGTCGGCGGTAGCTCCATCGGAGGCGGCACATTCTGGGGGCTCGGGGCTCTGCTCACCAAAACCAAG AAGTTcgatgagctgctgcacctggcttcGAGGGGCCAGCACAGCAACGTGGACATGCTGGTGCGGGACGTCTACGGCGGCGCCCACCAGACACTCGGGCTGAGCGGGAACCTCATTGCCAGCAGCTTTGGGAAGTCAGCCACTGCCGACCAAG agttctccaaagaagacatggCCAAGAGCCTGCTGCACATGATCAGCAACGACATCGGACAGCTGGCCTGCCTCCACGCGCGGCTGCACAGCCTGGACCGCGTGTACTTTGGGGGCTTCTTCATCCGGGGCCACCCCGTGACCATGCGCACCATCACCTACAGCATCAACTTCTTCTCCAAG GGGGAAGTACAGGCGCTGTTTCTGAGGCACGAAGGCTACCTGGGAGCCATCGGAGCGTTCCTGAAAGGAGCTGAGCAGGACA TCAAGAGCAAGGTTGACGCAGGCGGCCTGGCCTTCTGCTTTCCAGACCCTAACCAGTACAGCTGGGGTGAGAACTATGCAGGCAGTTCCGGGCTGATGAGCACGTCGCCTGAGCTGGGCCCGGCGCAGCGGGCGCGGAGTGGCACC TTTGACTTGCTGGAAATGGACCGGCTAGAGAGGCCGCTGGTCAACCTGCCGCTCCTCCTGGACCCTCCCTCCTATGTGCCCGACACGGTGGACCTCACTGACGACGCTCTGGCCCGAAAATACTGGCTCACCTGCTTCGAGGAGGCCCTGGATGGG GTAGTGAAGCGTGCAGTGGCGAGCCAGCCAGATTCTGTGGATGCGGCCGAGAGGGCAGAGAAGTTCCGGCAGAAGTACTGGAACAAGTTGCAGACCCTGAGACAGCAGCCCTT CGCCTACGGGACCCTGACTGTGCGCAGCCTGCTGGACACCAGGGAGCACTGTCTGAACGAGTTCAACTTCCCCGACCCCTACTCCAAA GTCAAGCAGCGGGAGAACGGCGTGGCGCTGCGGTGCTTCCCCGGGGTCGTGCGCTCCCTGGATGCTCTGGGCTGGGAGGAACGGCAGCTGGCGCTGGTGAAAGGCCTCCTGGCGGGGAACGTCTTCGACTGGGGGGCCAAGGCTGTGTCTGA CGTCCTTGAGTCCGACCCCCACTTTGGGTTTGAAGAGGCAAAGAGGAAGTTACAAG aaagaCCCTGGCTTGTGGATTCCTACAGCAAGTGGCTTCAGAGATTAAAG GGGCCCCCTCATAAATGTGCCTTAATTTTCGCAGATAACAGTGGAATAGACATCATTTTGGGAGTCTTCCCCTTTGTCAGGGAGCTACTCCTTAGAGGGACGGAG GTCATCCTGGCATGCAACTCTGGCCCCGCCCTGAACGACGTGACCCACAGCGAGTCCCTCATCGTGGCCGAGCGAATTGCAGGCATGGACACTGTCGTGCA CTCCGCGCTCCAGGAAGAGAGGCTGTTGCTGGTGCAGACGGGCTCAAGCTCCCCATGCCTCGACCTCAG CCGCCTGGATAAGGGGCTGGCCGCACTGGTTCGGGAGCGTGGCGCGGACCTGGTGGTCATCGAGGGCATGGGCCGTGCCGTCCACACCAACTACCACGCAGCCCTGCGCTGCGAGAGCCTCAAGCTGGCCGTCGTCAAGAATGCGTGGCTGGCTGAGCGGCTGGGCGGCCGGCTCTTCAGCGTCATCTTCAAGTACGAGGTCCCAGCCGAGTGA